The sequence below is a genomic window from Desulfobulbus oligotrophicus.
TATTGGAATGGGATAGACCGCAACTGTACCCTGATCAGGGAAGGCTTATTTTTGCCCGCAAAGCAGCATATCCGGGCCTACTGCCTCTCCAGGCACCATCACGCCTGCCCCCACCTGCAACAGTCTGCCGGAGCATCTGTTCTCAACAGGCAACAGACAGTATCGCAGTTCAATCGACGGCGATCTATTCGGATTCTCCACAGTTACCCCTTCCGATTTTCCGAAATATCAGACACCAAAACAAAGATCTGTCTCCATGAAGACAATGCCTATACTGTGGATCTCAGCAATCATGGCATTCGTTTTGTCGCTCAGGTTCAACTCCCCCTTGGCACTGTACTCAGATATCAACTCGGACCAGATGAAAACAGCCATGAAACGCATGGAACAGGACAGGTAGTATGGGTAAAACCCATTGATAACACACAACTTTTTTATATTGGGATCTCTTTCGAGCATCGCGAATAATTTCCAGAAACATTCCCTGTACCCGTTCCCGGGTGCGAAACCTGTGACTATGACTGCAGTAACGGCACCTGCATGGTTACCCAATCCACTCCCCGGTTTTAGCCTCCCCCCTCTCCTTGGACGCTCTTGCCACTCGATACCAATTCCGTTTTTCCGGAAAATCAAACTGAATATCCCACTGATTTTCCGATTAAATACAAAATCTGTCCACTTTTCCAAAAAAATGAGCCCGCCAGATGTTCAACTCAACCATAACGTTGAACAGACCCAAAACGCCTCTTTGCGAGAAAATCATCGTATTTCTATTAAAAATCATATGGTTACACATTAGCACCCCTCAAAGATCCTATTGTAACAGGCAGGATGGCATGATTATTGGATGAAATGGTTAAACGTCGATTACTATGCTTGATGACCAGGCTTAATTTTAAAGAGGATGAGATGAAAAGAATACTTACTGTAACAGCGTGCGCTGCGATAATTGGATGGGCCGGTAGTGCGACTGCTCTTTCTATAACAAACGGCAGCTTTGAAACCGGTAATTTCTCAGGCTGGAGTATTACCGAACAGTGGGGCGGCTCAGCAAAAGTTGTAACCGTAGCTGAAGCGTTTAAGGGAAACACGTACACAGCAACCGACGGTCGATACATGGCTGATCTGACAGCCACCTCATTCGTTCAACAAAATCAAACGTGGAGCGCCGGAGAAAGTCTGTCCTTTGACTGGGCCTTTCTGGGAATGGATGCAAGGGTTCCTATTGTAAACTGGTTTAATGACACTGCTCTGTTTGAGATAGTCGGAGCGAACAATGTGCCGGTTTACTCGGTGGTTCTGGCAGATATTTTAAGCACCGGTAACTATAACGATACCGGCTGGCAGACATTTACCTATACCTTTACAACCGACGGCAGCGGCTCAATACGGTTCGGGGTACAAAACAAGACCAGTTTCTTTCAAGATTCAGTTTTGTTAGTGGATAATGTTCGTTCGGCAGCCCCGGTCCCCGAACCGACCACCATGCTTCTGTTTGGTACCGGACTGTTGAGTTTAGCTGCAGTCGGTCGAAGACGAGCCGCCTCTAAAGCGTAATCACCTTACGCAGATACAAAAACACACCCGGCACATCCTTGCTGCCGGGTGTGTTTTTTTTGATCATAGCTTCCTACCCGAAAAATCACTTACTTTATAGACACCATTTTATTGACTGACAATAGTCAGTTCAAACATCACCGGTCTGATCGCTCATGGTGTTGTTCTGCAAAAACAAACTCCACCTTCCCCTGTTTCCGGCGGATCCAGTTCAATGCGTTTATAATTTGAGGACTACTTGCCAGCCGATCAAGCAGTCGACGCTTACCGGGAAAATCCATCAGACAGATGGCAATAAGAATCGTCAACACCCCTTGTCCCGGCAGAAAAAGCATAGCAATACCCGCCAGAAGTACACAAAAGCCGATGCTGTTACGGATGCAGGTAATGAGCAAGGTTAAGACAGGATGACGTCGATGTCGGACATTGACTCTGTACCGGTGGGTCAGAAAATAATCCGACTGCATCCGGCCGATCAGCCAGGGAACACCGACCAGACTCCCGATAAAGGCAAGCAGACTCAACAGACCCAACATTTCCAACAGCCCTATATCGTACATATTTTCACCACTTGCCGCGGACCGATGCGATGCTTCTTTTTTGCAGCATACGGTATGTTATCCTCTACTGTGCCGAAAGCACGTACCACAAACACGTCTCTTTTATTTCCAGTGCACAGATGCAGTTCCATTGATATCCCTGTAAAATCGACCTTGTTTCAGCACCTGAGTCCCGATCAACTCCTTTAACCGCATTTTATTTGTTCAGCCGCAAGGCACATGCCACAAAAGTACTTTCTCCTCTCCACAGAAGGAGAGTATAATCAACCAGCACCAGGAGCCGTGAACAACAATAAAAAGCATGGCAAAAAAACGGGCTGCCTGCTACCTACAAACACTGTCAAAGACGAGCAAAATACATAAACACCGCACTGTCCGTAGTGTTCTCATAGCCACTGACTCTTCAATGTCAGCGAGAACAGGATACCGGTGAGCTACTTTAACCTGACTGTGCACTGTAACCATGCGCTGCTCCTTATCTGTTCGGCCAGCCTGCAAAATCACATATTTTTTTATCCATCACCTCGTCTATACAGTATCTTTATCAGATCTATCAACCAAGTAAAGAGGAGACTATCCGCCCATGAAGAAACTCTTTGGGACCGACGGCGTTCGTGGCGTTGCCAACATCTATCCCATGACCTCGGAAATTGTTATGCAGCTCGGCCGAGCCATTGCATTCATCATCAAAAACCGGGTCGAAGGGAACACCATCATCATTGGCAAGGATACCCGACTTTCCGGCTATATGATTGAAAACGCCCTTGCAGCCGGTATCTGTTCCATGGGTGTTGATGTCCAGATCGTCGGTCCTTTGCCCACTCCCGGTATCGCCTTTATCACCACTTCAATGCGCGCGGACGCCGGTGTGGTCATATCAGCCTCGCATAATCCTTTCCAGGATAACGGCATTAAAATTTTTTCTGCAAACGGTCACAAGTTACCCGACGAACTGGAAGCTGATATCGAAGATCTGATCTTTTCCCAAAAAATGGCAGCCCTTCGCCCGGTTGCCGATGAAATCGGTAAAGCTTCGCGTATTGATGACGCATCAGGTCGATACATCGTGTATCTCAAAAACACCTTCCCCAGAAACTATGTCCTTGATGATTTCCACATTGTCCTTGACTGTGCCCATGGTGCCACGTACAAGGTGGCCCCCCATGTTTTCACTGAACTGGGTGCCAAGGTAACAACCATCGGGACTGAACCCAACGGTAAAAATATCAACCACGAATGCGGCGCTCTCCACCCGGAAGTTATGGCTGCCAAAGTTAAACAACTCGGAGCGGATATAGGCCTGGCTCTGGATGGCGACGGTGACCGATTAATCGTCTGTGATGAACACGGTACAATTGTGGATGGTGATCACATAATGGCCATCTGTGCCGCTGACCTGATAAGCCGGCGCAAACTCAAGAAAAAAACCCTTGTTACCACCGTCATGAGCAACATGGGCCTGGAGCAGGCAATAACCGGTATGGGCGGCCAGATGGTGCGCACACAGGTTGGTGACCGTTATGTTGTCGAAGCAATGCGGACAAAGGGGTATAACTTTGGCGGTGAACAGTCAGGACACCTAGTTTTTCTCGATTACAATACCACCGGTGACGGCACCCTGGCCGCCCTGCAGCTGCTGGCAATCATGATTAAGAAAAACAAACCATTATCTGAACTGGCAGCTATTATGTCCACCTATCCCCAGATTCTGAAAAATGTGCGCATGGGCACAAAAATCGACCCCGAGCACATTCCTGGTTTTCCGGAGGCTCTGAAAGCCGCAAGCCAGAGACTCGGCAACCGTGGCCGTATTCTCGTCCGCCCGTCGGGTACCGAACCAGTTATCCGCGTCATGACCGAGGGGGAAGACGAACAAGAGATCATTGCCGTTGCTGAAGAGCTCTGCGAAGTGATACGGAAAGTGGATCGGGGCTGACCAGCTGTTCCATCACCCCAAACCAGCACCACAATATAAAAGGCCGTCCTCATCAATGGTGAGGATGGCCTTTTATTGTACCTGTCACCTCTTTCGGAGGGTCTTGAGTTTTCTCTTTGCGGCTATTTTTGTGTTGCCGCTGCCATCGCTCGTTTAAACCCCTCGGATGACCCGGCAATAACTTTCTCATCAACACAGAAGGCCAGTCGGATATGCCCGGGCAGACCGAATCCCCGCCCAGGTACCGCCAGAATCTTTTCAGCGGTCAAGAGCCGGCAGAACTCCACATCATCGATCGGTGTCTGTGGAAAGAGATAAAATGCCCCTTTGGGACGCACATAGGACATACCGGCTTCATCCAGCACCTTGCAAAAGACCTCGAGCCGTCGAGCATAAACAGAGTTCTCAGCTGATACATTCTGCAGCTGTGCCACTGCCCGCTGCATAAGAGCCGGGGCGTTGACAAAGCCGAGAATGCGGTTTGCTAACGTCAAGGCGCCGATCACTGCCTCTTTCTCCGCCATCTCCGGATGCACGGCAAGATAGCCGATTCGTTCACCGGGCAGAGACAGTTCCTTGGAATACGATGAAGCTATGATAGTATTGGTGGTCACCGGCATCAGCGCCGGTACTTCATTCCCATCAAAGACGATGTTGCGATACGGTTCGTCGGAAACCAGATAGATCGAGGTGCCGAAACGTTCACCGGCAGTATCCAGTAAGCGTCCCAATTCTCGGAGAGAGGCTGCGGAGTAGATCTGCCCGGTGGGGTTGTTGGGTGAGTTGATGAGCACAACCTTGGTTTTTGCAGTCAGAGCCGCTTCAATCGCCTTTAAATCGAGATTGAACTCCGAGTCAGTGGCAACCACCTTGGCAACACCGCCATGGTTATCAATATAAAAATGATACTCAACAAAAAACGGCGCCAGGATAATCACCTCATCACCGGGATCCAGCAGGGCCTTAAAAATCACATTCAGCCCACCAGCTGCACCACAGGTCATCAGAATATCATTTGCACTGAAGCTGACCCCCTGCTCACCACCAAGACGCCCGGCCAAAGCCTCCCGGACGAACGGGTAGCCGGCATTGGGCATATACCCATGGATACCGGGCTGTTCATCCTGGGCCAATTCACGAAGGACAGTATAAAATTTCGGCGGCGGCGGCACATCCGGATTACCGATACTGAAGTCAAACACCTTGTCCGGTCCGAATTCGGCTTTCATCTTTGCTCCCTCTTCAAACATCTTCCGAATCCAGGAGGATTTCTCTGCAAACGCCTTCATTTTTTTGGCAACACCGCTCATTGTGTCTCACCTCATCTTTAGTTTATTTGTTGGAATCCTGTGCCAACGGATAAGCTATCAGCGCCCGGAAAACTTCTTTTCAAAGTAGCTGTAGGCCACATTAATCTCTTTCATCTTCTCTTCGGCGACCTTTTTAAACTCATCACCAAGATGACCGACTTTGTCAGGATGGTACTGCATAGACAGGGTACGATAGGCTTTTTTGATTGCGGTGAAGTCCGCCCCCTTTTGTAAACCGAGCACCGCGTAATAGCTTTCTTCTAACTGATCTGCACTGGCGGCCTCCCGGCGTTGGCGATACATGTACTTCGCCTCAATAGTTCTCTGATCGTAGGCGGAGATCTCAAGCAGCTGAGCAATTTCACGGGCTAATCGCAGCTCACTTTCCGGAGGTGGTTGCTTTGTGTGGATGATCTGATAAATAAGCTCAAGCAGAATTAAACGCGGCTCGTAATTGAAGCGGACGCGAAATTCATCCACAAGTTCATGCAGCCTGACCGGATTATCCCTGGCCTCTTTAGTCAACTGCTTAACCCAGTACATCTGATCCTGGTTATAGCGTAAGTTATACTGAAAAAAGTTCAGGATAGCCTGAAGCTCAGCCCGGGTAAAATGACCGTCATGCTGGGCAATCTTCACCAGAATGTTCACCAGCAAAAAAACAAACCGGTTATGGACATCTGTCTGGGAGGCTTCGTAAGCCGAGACCCGGCCCTGCACATAATAAGTAAACGCCCAGAAAGCACCTACTGCCAGCAGGATAACAGCCAGTCCCGAATAAAAAAGAAAACCGAGCAGATTCAGTAAGGCCGGAGCTCCTCCGGTGACAAAGGCGATCAGGAGTAAAATCAACAGACAACCACCGCATCCTGGCTGTCTATGCTGCCTATATTCCATTATAACAATGACCTTTTACAAAAGAATTCCTGCCGACTTGACCGGCAGATCAAGCTGAAGAGCAGAACAAGAACAATGGACAAGTAACAAGATGGTTTAAAGAATACCTGAACGTGCAAATGTCATGCAAGTCTTTCCAGGTATGGCCGGCAAAAATCTCCTAGACCTTATCCTGACTGAAAAACAGGGCATCAACAAACTCACGGGCGTTGAAATCGCGAAGATCATTCATCTGCTCACCGATGCCGATAAAACGAACGGGAATCTTCATTTCCCGACAGACATTGGCAATGATCCCCCCTTTGGCAGTACCATCAAGCTTGGTCAAGGCAAGGCCGCTGATGCCAACGGCCTCATGGAAAAGTTTGGCCTGGGATACGCCATTTTGACCGGTGGTGGCATCCAGGACCAGCATCACCTCATGTGGCGCACCGGGCATTTTTTTATCAATAACCCGTCTGATTTTTTTCAGCTCCGCCATCAGGTTGACGCTTGTGTGCAAGCGGCCGGCAGTGTCAATAATGATAACATCAAATGCTCGTGCCACGCCGTATTCAAGACCATCAAACACAACGGAAGAAGGATCAGCGCCAGGACTTCGGGCCGTGACCTCAGCTCCGACACGATCTCCCCAGATTTTCAGCTGATTAATTGCAGCAGCCCGAAAAGTGTCGGCAGCAACCAGCAGGACCGATTGTCCGGACCGGATAAATTTGGCAGCGAGTTTACCGATGGTCGTGGTTTTGCCGACACCGTTGACCCCCACCACCATGATAACAAACGGCCCCTCTTCGGGCATAACCAGCTCGGCAGGTTGCTCGGATGCTTCAATATACGTCAGAATCTGATCGCGGATGATAGATTTTAAAGACTGAGGATCACGTAATTGCTCACGTTTGACCTTTTTGCGGGCGATGTCGAGCAGGTCCAGGGTCGTGCCGACACCGAGATCAGAAGTGATCAGGAGTTCTTCCAACTGTTCGAACAGTTCCTGGTCGATCTCTTTTTTACCAAGAAAAAGACGATCCAACTGATAGACAAAAGAATCTCTGGTCTTGCCAAGTCGTTCCTGTAATCTTTGAAACAACGTTTTACGTGTCTGTACTTGCCGTGTTTTGCTTGTACTGACGTCAGAACTGTCCTCTGCTGCTTGAGGATGCGCTGATTCAAGACCTCCGGGATCAACCACTGATATCTCGTCTGCTTCCGGCTCCTCCAGGCCCGGCGGCTCGAGCCCATAGCTGTGATCCGCCTCCTTTATACCGGCTTCCTGCAGTTCATCTGCGGTGTCCCCCTGTTCGGCTGTAGCAAGCTGGCTACCATCAACCACTGCCGACAGAGGTTCAAGCTCAACCGCTGCCGTCTGTTCGGCCGACATCACGACCGGATCAGCTCCCGCTGAATCCGGCTCAGCCACCACATCGCTTGCTGCAGAGACAATGTCTTCCTCAGTGTCGACCGTTTCGCTTAAAAAGCCAGCTGAAGTCTCTTCCTTATCCAGCTCAAACAGACTGTCTTCAGGCTCAGAAACACCTTCATCCTCCACTACAACGATAATCTGCTCATTAGTATCCGCTGACAGCTGCTGCTCTGCCTCAACAGTTTGCACCTCAGCTGTCGTGGTTTCTTCCTGGTCTGCCTCATCATGCACATCAAAAACAACGGCTTCTTCGACAACGACCTCATCCGTCGCCGCAGCAAAAACAGGAGACTCCTCTTCATCTGACTTGAGCAGGCTATCTTCGGATTCGAAAACACCTCCATCCTCCACGGCAACGACAACCTGCTCATCGATATCCGCTGACAGCTGCTGCTCTGTTTCAACAGTCTCAGCCGCATCAGTCTGCTTACGGAATTTCTTCTTGAACCAGCCCAGCATCAGCCCTGTGCCTCATCTTTTTCTATGGCAATTGCAAGCACCTCTTGGATGGTGTGAGGATAGTGAAAGATGACACCGGCACGAATATCCTCCGGTATTTCCAACACGTCTTTTTCGTTGAGCACCGGTACAATCACCTCCCGTATTCCAGCCCGAAGTGCAGCCAGGACCTTGTCACCTATACCTCCAACCGGCAGCACGTCTCCGCGCAGGGTGATTTCACCGGTCATGGCCACATCCTGGCGAACCGGTCGCCCGAGGAAAAGTGAGACCAGTGAGGAAACCATGGCCACTCCTGCAGACGGGCCATCTTTCGGGATGGCACCCTCGGGGACATGGACATGAAGATCAACTTCAGCAAACACGTCTTCGTCAATCCCCAACTCCCTGGCGTGCGACTTGATATACGTCAACGCCGCAGTGGCCGATTCTCTCATCACCTCACCAAGTTTTCCGGTCAGGGTCAAACCGCCACGCCCCTTCATCTTTGATGTTTCAATGAAAAGAATCTGACCGCCAACCGGTGTCCAGGCCAGACCTGTTGCCAGCCCAGGTCCCCAGCTGCGGGCCTTTATCTCCGGATAAAACCGCTGCGGGCCCAGAAAATCATACAGCTTTTCTGGAGTGACCACGTTCTTGCCGACATGACCACGTGCGATCTCCGCGGCAACACCCCGGCAGATGGCTGCCAGTTCGCGCTCAAGATTACGCACCCCCGCCTCTCGGGTATAAGACGCTATCAGTGCCTCAATAGCCGTGGTCGAAATTTCAAGATCATCAGCCGTCAACCCGTGTGCCTCCAACTGTTTGGGAAGAAGATGACGCTCGGCAATAGCCACCTTTTCTTCCTGTGTATACCCCGATAATTCCACCACTTCCATACGATCACGAAGCGGTCCGGGGATGGTATCTAAAACATTGGCAGTGGCAATAAACATCACCCTGGAAAGGTCGAATTCAATGTCCAGATAATGATCCGTAAAGGTTGAGTTCTGTTCAGGATCAAGAACCTCAAGCAGAGCTGAAGAGGGATCTCCCCGAAAATCACTGCCGAGTTTATCG
It includes:
- a CDS encoding PilZ domain-containing protein, producing the protein MTGQGRQYGCPYWNGIDRNCTLIREGLFLPAKQHIRAYCLSRHHHACPHLQQSAGASVLNRQQTVSQFNRRRSIRILHSYPFRFSEISDTKTKICLHEDNAYTVDLSNHGIRFVAQVQLPLGTVLRYQLGPDENSHETHGTGQVVWVKPIDNTQLFYIGISFEHRE
- a CDS encoding PEP-CTERM sorting domain-containing protein; this translates as MKRILTVTACAAIIGWAGSATALSITNGSFETGNFSGWSITEQWGGSAKVVTVAEAFKGNTYTATDGRYMADLTATSFVQQNQTWSAGESLSFDWAFLGMDARVPIVNWFNDTALFEIVGANNVPVYSVVLADILSTGNYNDTGWQTFTYTFTTDGSGSIRFGVQNKTSFFQDSVLLVDNVRSAAPVPEPTTMLLFGTGLLSLAAVGRRRAASKA
- a CDS encoding PGPGW domain-containing protein; the encoded protein is MYDIGLLEMLGLLSLLAFIGSLVGVPWLIGRMQSDYFLTHRYRVNVRHRRHPVLTLLITCIRNSIGFCVLLAGIAMLFLPGQGVLTILIAICLMDFPGKRRLLDRLASSPQIINALNWIRRKQGKVEFVFAEQHHERSDR
- the glmM gene encoding phosphoglucosamine mutase, with the protein product MKKLFGTDGVRGVANIYPMTSEIVMQLGRAIAFIIKNRVEGNTIIIGKDTRLSGYMIENALAAGICSMGVDVQIVGPLPTPGIAFITTSMRADAGVVISASHNPFQDNGIKIFSANGHKLPDELEADIEDLIFSQKMAALRPVADEIGKASRIDDASGRYIVYLKNTFPRNYVLDDFHIVLDCAHGATYKVAPHVFTELGAKVTTIGTEPNGKNINHECGALHPEVMAAKVKQLGADIGLALDGDGDRLIVCDEHGTIVDGDHIMAICAADLISRRKLKKKTLVTTVMSNMGLEQAITGMGGQMVRTQVGDRYVVEAMRTKGYNFGGEQSGHLVFLDYNTTGDGTLAALQLLAIMIKKNKPLSELAAIMSTYPQILKNVRMGTKIDPEHIPGFPEALKAASQRLGNRGRILVRPSGTEPVIRVMTEGEDEQEIIAVAEELCEVIRKVDRG
- a CDS encoding pyridoxal phosphate-dependent aminotransferase is translated as MSGVAKKMKAFAEKSSWIRKMFEEGAKMKAEFGPDKVFDFSIGNPDVPPPPKFYTVLRELAQDEQPGIHGYMPNAGYPFVREALAGRLGGEQGVSFSANDILMTCGAAGGLNVIFKALLDPGDEVIILAPFFVEYHFYIDNHGGVAKVVATDSEFNLDLKAIEAALTAKTKVVLINSPNNPTGQIYSAASLRELGRLLDTAGERFGTSIYLVSDEPYRNIVFDGNEVPALMPVTTNTIIASSYSKELSLPGERIGYLAVHPEMAEKEAVIGALTLANRILGFVNAPALMQRAVAQLQNVSAENSVYARRLEVFCKVLDEAGMSYVRPKGAFYLFPQTPIDDVEFCRLLTAEKILAVPGRGFGLPGHIRLAFCVDEKVIAGSSEGFKRAMAAATQK
- a CDS encoding DnaJ domain-containing protein, which encodes MILLLIAFVTGGAPALLNLLGFLFYSGLAVILLAVGAFWAFTYYVQGRVSAYEASQTDVHNRFVFLLVNILVKIAQHDGHFTRAELQAILNFFQYNLRYNQDQMYWVKQLTKEARDNPVRLHELVDEFRVRFNYEPRLILLELIYQIIHTKQPPPESELRLAREIAQLLEISAYDQRTIEAKYMYRQRREAASADQLEESYYAVLGLQKGADFTAIKKAYRTLSMQYHPDKVGHLGDEFKKVAEEKMKEINVAYSYFEKKFSGR
- the ftsY gene encoding signal recognition particle-docking protein FtsY yields the protein MLGWFKKKFRKQTDAAETVETEQQLSADIDEQVVVAVEDGGVFESEDSLLKSDEEESPVFAAATDEVVVEEAVVFDVHDEADQEETTTAEVQTVEAEQQLSADTNEQIIVVVEDEGVSEPEDSLFELDKEETSAGFLSETVDTEEDIVSAASDVVAEPDSAGADPVVMSAEQTAAVELEPLSAVVDGSQLATAEQGDTADELQEAGIKEADHSYGLEPPGLEEPEADEISVVDPGGLESAHPQAAEDSSDVSTSKTRQVQTRKTLFQRLQERLGKTRDSFVYQLDRLFLGKKEIDQELFEQLEELLITSDLGVGTTLDLLDIARKKVKREQLRDPQSLKSIIRDQILTYIEASEQPAELVMPEEGPFVIMVVGVNGVGKTTTIGKLAAKFIRSGQSVLLVAADTFRAAAINQLKIWGDRVGAEVTARSPGADPSSVVFDGLEYGVARAFDVIIIDTAGRLHTSVNLMAELKKIRRVIDKKMPGAPHEVMLVLDATTGQNGVSQAKLFHEAVGISGLALTKLDGTAKGGIIANVCREMKIPVRFIGIGEQMNDLRDFNAREFVDALFFSQDKV